One genomic window of Catenulispora sp. EB89 includes the following:
- a CDS encoding alpha-amylase family glycosyl hydrolase: protein MSAHTSPAPWWRSAAIYQIYPRSFADGSGDGMGDLAGVRARLPYLAELGVDAVWFNPWYLSPQADGGYDVTDYRVIDPLFGTVADAEALIAEAHALGIRVVVDIVPNHTSAANPWFAAALAAGPGSPERERFWFRSGRGEDGELPPTNWQGMFGGQTWTRVAEPDGEPGEWYLHLFDSAQPDFNWQHPDVPAEFEDVLRFWFDRGADGFRIDSAALLVKDPALPDQVGEDDSAFVDREEVHAIYRSWRAVADSYDGDRVLIGEIWLPDAARLARYLGPDEMHTVFNFPYLGCAWEADKLREVIDETLSLHAPVGAPPTWVLSNHDVDRVVTRYGREDTSFAIYARQLGRPVDLDLGTRRARASALLTQALPGSVYIYQGEELGLWEVEDIPDHLRQDPMWERKGRNPADPGRDGCRVPLPWSGSEPPFGFSPEQASAEPWLPQPEAWKDYTAEGQLADPTSMLTLYGKALRLRRETEGLGDGPFAWLPAPEGVLAFERGPGFVCAVNFGPRPSDQPVAGRVLLASGPLTAEGRIPADTAVWIAR, encoded by the coding sequence GTGTCCGCGCATACTTCCCCAGCGCCTTGGTGGCGCTCGGCCGCCATCTACCAGATCTACCCGCGCAGCTTCGCCGACGGGTCCGGCGACGGCATGGGCGACCTGGCCGGCGTCCGCGCCCGGCTGCCGTACCTGGCCGAGCTCGGCGTGGACGCGGTGTGGTTCAACCCCTGGTACCTGTCCCCGCAGGCGGACGGCGGCTACGACGTCACCGACTACCGCGTCATCGACCCGCTGTTCGGGACCGTGGCCGACGCCGAGGCGCTGATCGCCGAGGCGCACGCGCTGGGCATCCGCGTGGTCGTGGACATCGTGCCGAACCACACCTCGGCGGCCAACCCCTGGTTCGCCGCGGCCCTGGCCGCCGGGCCCGGCTCGCCGGAGCGCGAGCGCTTCTGGTTCCGCTCCGGCCGCGGCGAGGACGGTGAGCTGCCCCCGACCAACTGGCAGGGCATGTTCGGCGGCCAGACCTGGACCCGGGTCGCCGAACCGGACGGCGAGCCCGGCGAGTGGTACCTGCACCTGTTCGACTCGGCCCAGCCGGACTTCAACTGGCAGCACCCGGACGTCCCGGCCGAGTTCGAGGACGTGCTGCGGTTCTGGTTCGACCGCGGGGCCGACGGCTTCCGCATAGACTCGGCAGCGCTGCTGGTCAAGGACCCGGCGCTGCCGGACCAAGTCGGCGAGGACGACTCGGCGTTCGTCGACCGCGAGGAAGTGCACGCGATCTACCGCTCCTGGCGCGCGGTCGCGGATTCCTACGACGGAGACCGGGTCCTGATCGGCGAGATCTGGCTGCCGGACGCCGCGCGCCTGGCCCGCTACCTCGGCCCGGACGAGATGCACACCGTCTTCAACTTCCCCTACCTGGGCTGCGCCTGGGAGGCGGACAAGCTCCGCGAGGTGATCGACGAGACGCTGAGCCTGCACGCCCCGGTCGGCGCCCCGCCGACCTGGGTGCTGTCCAACCACGACGTGGACCGCGTGGTGACCCGCTACGGCCGCGAGGACACGTCGTTCGCGATCTACGCCCGGCAGCTCGGCCGGCCGGTCGATCTGGATCTGGGCACGCGGCGCGCGCGGGCCTCGGCCCTGCTGACCCAGGCACTGCCCGGTTCGGTGTACATCTACCAGGGCGAGGAACTGGGGCTGTGGGAGGTCGAGGACATCCCCGACCACCTGCGCCAGGACCCGATGTGGGAGCGCAAGGGCCGCAACCCGGCGGACCCGGGCCGGGACGGCTGCCGGGTGCCGCTGCCGTGGTCCGGGAGCGAGCCGCCGTTCGGCTTCAGCCCCGAGCAGGCCTCGGCCGAGCCGTGGCTGCCGCAGCCGGAGGCGTGGAAGGACTACACGGCCGAGGGCCAGCTGGCCGATCCGACGTCGATGCTGACGCTGTACGGCAAGGCCCTGCGGCTGCGGCGGGAGACCGAAGGGCTCGGCGACGGGCCGTTCGCCTGGCTCCCGGCGCCCGAAGGGGTTCTGGCCTTCGAGCGCGGACCCGGATTCGTGTGCGCGGTGAACTTCGGCCCGCGACCGTCGGACCAGCCGGTCGCGGGCCGAGTGCTGCTGGCCAGCGGGCCTTTGACGGCGGAGGGCCGGATTCCGGCCGACACCGCCGTCTGGATCGCCCGCTAG
- a CDS encoding ATP-binding protein: protein MQQLRHPAPAACRVAGTGAGGGVAVRGTAVGSEPAPDAPASQNTALYWTFPGSALDVSLSRRWLAAAVEQAWGAGDDADRVVLAYSEIATNAVVHGTGPVTVSARIRPGAVTCEVGDCSALAPQHRHATGEDVRGRGLDLIEWIVDRFGVAVGEAGKTVSFEVGRHAGHHSGEDAGSGRSPLPRSGPGPVAPTESVLESARTPRPGPGPKSGTGSRENSVGGSAGGSADGKQETG, encoded by the coding sequence ATGCAGCAATTACGCCACCCCGCCCCGGCGGCGTGCCGCGTCGCCGGAACGGGCGCCGGCGGCGGGGTGGCAGTCCGAGGCACGGCGGTCGGCTCCGAGCCGGCCCCGGATGCCCCGGCATCGCAGAACACTGCTCTGTACTGGACGTTCCCGGGCTCGGCCCTGGACGTGAGCCTGTCCCGGCGCTGGCTGGCCGCCGCGGTCGAACAGGCCTGGGGTGCCGGGGACGACGCCGACCGCGTGGTGCTGGCCTACAGCGAGATCGCGACCAACGCCGTGGTGCACGGCACCGGGCCGGTCACGGTGTCCGCGCGGATCCGGCCCGGCGCGGTGACCTGCGAGGTCGGCGACTGCTCGGCCCTGGCCCCGCAGCACCGGCACGCGACCGGGGAGGACGTCCGCGGCCGCGGGCTGGACCTGATCGAGTGGATCGTGGACCGGTTCGGGGTGGCCGTCGGCGAGGCCGGCAAGACCGTGTCGTTCGAGGTTGGACGTCATGCCGGGCATCACTCCGGAGAGGACGCCGGGTCCGGGAGAAGTCCGCTGCCCCGGTCCGGCCCGGGTCCGGTCGCGCCGACTGAATCAGTCCTCGAATCCGCCCGCACGCCACGACCCGGCCCCGGACCGAAGTCCGGAACCGGGTCGCGAGAGAACTCCGTCGGCGGGTCTGCGGGTGGGTCCGCCGACGGAAAGCAGGAAACCGGCTAG
- a CDS encoding carbohydrate ABC transporter permease: MTQQTASRVLLTRNRFRARKPKTAPTYHRTLISRTQLSTTRGKRFYWIALTVALVLATLVFIGPLFWMATGGFKTSQELVRNPPVLLPSHPSTHAFSLAWNRLGMAQLLWNTVVYAGGALLFQLTFCVGAAYSLSKLRPIFGNWILALMLASMMIPAAALVIPQYLTVLDLPLVHWNLQNTPWVIWLPTVANAFNVFLLKRFFDSIPNDLLDAAAVDGAGPLRTLWRIVLPISRPILGVISIFAIVAVWKDFLWPLITVPAHETLNVGVNTAATSMPDNALVGGLFLASIPTIVLFLFFQRNIMAGLTVGGVKG; the protein is encoded by the coding sequence ATGACCCAGCAGACCGCGAGCCGGGTCCTGTTGACCCGAAATCGTTTCCGCGCCAGGAAGCCCAAGACCGCGCCGACCTACCACCGCACGCTGATATCCCGCACCCAGCTGAGCACGACGCGGGGCAAGCGGTTCTACTGGATCGCGCTGACCGTGGCCCTGGTGCTGGCCACCTTGGTGTTCATCGGCCCGCTGTTCTGGATGGCCACCGGCGGGTTCAAGACCTCGCAGGAACTGGTCCGCAACCCCCCGGTGCTGCTGCCCTCGCACCCCTCGACGCACGCCTTCAGCCTGGCGTGGAACCGCCTGGGGATGGCGCAGCTGCTGTGGAACACCGTCGTCTACGCCGGCGGCGCGCTGCTGTTCCAGCTCACCTTCTGCGTCGGCGCCGCCTACTCGCTGTCCAAGCTCCGGCCGATCTTCGGCAACTGGATCCTGGCCCTGATGCTGGCCTCGATGATGATCCCGGCCGCGGCGCTGGTCATCCCGCAGTACCTGACGGTGCTGGACCTGCCGCTGGTGCACTGGAACCTGCAGAACACGCCCTGGGTGATCTGGCTCCCGACGGTGGCCAACGCCTTCAACGTGTTCCTGCTCAAGCGGTTCTTCGACTCCATCCCCAACGACCTGCTGGACGCGGCCGCCGTGGACGGCGCCGGCCCGCTGCGCACGCTGTGGCGCATCGTGCTGCCGATCTCGCGGCCGATCCTCGGGGTGATCTCGATCTTCGCGATAGTCGCGGTCTGGAAGGACTTCCTGTGGCCGCTGATCACCGTGCCGGCGCACGAGACGCTGAACGTCGGCGTCAACACCGCCGCCACCTCCATGCCGGACAACGCGCTGGTCGGCGGGTTGTTCCTGGCTTCGATCCCGACGATCGTGCTGTTCCTGTTCTTCCAGCGGAACATCATGGCCGGCCTGACGGTCGGCGGTGTCAAGGGCTGA